Proteins encoded by one window of Nicotiana tabacum cultivar K326 chromosome 10, ASM71507v2, whole genome shotgun sequence:
- the LOC107762191 gene encoding CBL-interacting serine/threonine-protein kinase 11-like, which produces MPEIEQFSRAMAPSENCLFGKYELGKLLGCGAFAKVYHARDIRNGQSVAVKVINKKRIANPTLMTNVKREISIMRRLSHPQIVKLFEVLATKTKIYFIMEFVKGGELFSKISKLGRFSEDLSRKYFQQLISAVRYCHSRGVYHRDLKPENLLVDENGDLKVSDFGLSALTDQVQQNGLLYTLCGTPAYVAPEILTKKGYDGEKVDIWSCGIILFVLNAGYLPFNDPNLMVMYKKIYKGEFRCPKWMSTDLKRFLSRLLDTNPMKRISIDEIIKDPWFRKSLKRTKFFHEDIANEAKEQLEDDDDIKKTSMNAFDLISFSSGLNLSGLFNESGNPMENSEKAVVEGIPEKIMERVEELAKKENNNIKVKRKKEWGMEIKVQNGKFSMSLDVYSLTDRLTVVEVERTYGDAALYRL; this is translated from the coding sequence ATGCCTGAAATCGAACAATTTTCCAGGGCCATGGCCCCTTCAGAGAATTGCCTATTTGGTAAATATGAGCTCGGAAAGTTACTTGGCTGTGGTGCATTTGCCAAAGTGTACCACGCTAGAGACATTAGAAATGGCCAAAGCGTTGCAGTCAAAGTTATCAACAAGAAGAGAATTGCCAATCCGACTTTGATGACAAACGTCAAACGTGAAATATCTATTATGCGTCGATTAAGTCACCCCCAAATAGTCAAACTCTTCGAAGTTCTTGCGACAAAAACAAAGATCTATTTCATCATGGAGTTTGTCAAAGGAGGTGAATTATTCAGCAAAATTTCCAAGCTGGGTCGGTTCAGCGAAGATCTGAGCCGCAAATATTTCCAGCAACTCATATCAGCCGTACGATATTGTCATTCTCGTGGGGTGTACCATCGTGATTTGAAACCAGAAAATCTCCTTGTTGACGAAAATGGGGATCTCAAAGTGTCTGATTTTGGGCTCAGTGCTTTGACGGACCAAGTACAACAAAATGGACTTTTATACACGCTTTGTGGAACGCCAGCATACGTAGCACCAGAGATTCTAACAAAAAAAGGATATGATGGAGAAAAAGTGGATATTTGGTCATGTGGGATCATTCTCTTCGTGTTAAACGCTGGTTACCTTCCATTCAACGATCCAAACCTAATGGTCATGTACAAAAAGATTTACAAAGGCGAGTTTCGATGTCCTAAATGGATGTCAACCGATCTCAAACGGTTTTTATCTCGTCTTTTAGATACTAATCCAATGAAAAGAATTTCAATTGATGAAATCATTAAAGATCCCTGGTTCAGAAAAAGTCTTAAACGTACTAAATTTTTCCACGAGGATATTGCAAATGAGGCCAAGGAGCAGCTggaagatgatgatgatattAAGAAAACATCAATGAACGCGTTCGATTTAATTTCATTTTCGTCGGGATTGAACCTTTCGGGATTATTCAACGAGTCAGGTAATCCGATGGAAAATTCAGAAAAGGCAGTGGTCGAAGGGATACCGGAGAAAATAATGGAGAGAGTGGAGGAGTTGGCAAAGAAGGAGAATAATAATATTAAAGTGAAGAGGAAGAAAGAATGGGGAATGGAGATCAAAGTGCAAAATGGTAAATTCAGCATGTCTCTTGATGTTTACAGTTTAACAGATCGTTTGACAGTTGTGGAAGTTGAAAGAACATATGGAGATGCTGCTTTGTATAGACTATAG